A part of Agrobacterium vitis genomic DNA contains:
- a CDS encoding NAD(P)/FAD-dependent oxidoreductase, translating to MSKNKISSAVIIGGGIFGTSTAVQLVRKGVNVTLINDGPVANGASGRSLSWLNSSRMRSDAYHRLRMAGIDRYRTLAERFPGVDWLSFKGGLTWDADDASNEINAAYDHEVKLAYDALHLAADEVKAVTPGVDAGAVTPQGAIFNAAEGWVDLPALIKILIEEFRERGGTLVTDAGAASVMIENGRAVGARTANGTVFPADAVLVATGPSVPKMAADAGQKIDDGTPISLLVTTKPVDLALKAVLNTPRIAIRPGPDNSFALDSAWSEEEVGTLADGSYQVKQETLDGLLAEASKVLEGNPKLELASYGVGRKPIPGDGEPVLGELKAIPGYFVAFSHSGATLGLIVGELLAHEIASGERHPMLATFRPERFA from the coding sequence ATGTCGAAAAACAAGATATCAAGCGCTGTCATTATCGGCGGCGGCATTTTTGGAACATCCACGGCGGTGCAGCTTGTCCGCAAGGGTGTCAATGTCACCCTGATCAATGACGGACCTGTTGCCAATGGAGCGTCCGGGCGGTCCTTGTCCTGGCTCAACTCATCGCGGATGCGCTCTGATGCTTATCATCGCCTGCGCATGGCGGGCATCGATCGTTACCGCACCCTCGCCGAGCGCTTTCCGGGGGTCGATTGGCTGTCTTTCAAGGGCGGACTGACCTGGGATGCCGATGACGCCAGCAATGAAATCAATGCCGCCTATGACCATGAGGTCAAGCTAGCCTATGATGCCCTTCATCTGGCCGCAGACGAGGTCAAGGCTGTCACGCCAGGCGTCGATGCGGGCGCTGTGACACCGCAGGGAGCTATTTTCAACGCCGCCGAGGGCTGGGTGGATTTGCCTGCCCTGATCAAAATTCTCATCGAGGAATTTAGGGAGCGCGGCGGCACGCTGGTGACCGATGCCGGGGCAGCCAGCGTGATGATTGAAAACGGTCGCGCCGTTGGGGCCCGTACAGCCAATGGCACGGTTTTCCCTGCCGATGCAGTCCTGGTCGCAACCGGACCCTCCGTTCCCAAAATGGCCGCTGATGCAGGTCAGAAAATTGACGACGGTACGCCCATCTCGCTGTTGGTCACCACCAAGCCGGTCGATCTGGCGCTGAAAGCCGTGCTTAACACACCCCGCATCGCGATCCGCCCCGGCCCAGACAACAGCTTTGCATTGGATTCGGCATGGTCCGAGGAAGAAGTCGGCACTTTGGCGGATGGCAGCTATCAGGTGAAGCAGGAAACCCTGGATGGCCTGTTGGCGGAAGCCTCCAAAGTGCTGGAAGGCAATCCGAAGCTGGAACTGGCCAGCTATGGCGTCGGCCGCAAACCCATTCCCGGCGACGGTGAACCTGTTCTGGGCGAACTCAAAGCCATCCCCGGCTATTTCGTTGCCTTCAGCCATAGCGGCGCAACGCTGGGCCTGATTGTCGGCGAACTTCTCGCCCATGAAATCGCCAGTGGTGAACGCCACCCTATGCTGGCCACGTTCCGGCCTGAGCGCTTCGCCTGA
- a CDS encoding Gfo/Idh/MocA family protein, with translation MKKLRWGVLGAANIAIKAVIPAIQAGETGVVAAIASRSLAKAQSVAADLGIAKAYGSYEELLDDPDIDAIYNPLPNHLHMPMTLEAIRHGKPVLCEKPIALTAEEAEQIADASRTSGVLVAEAFMVRHHPQWLKVRDLVKAGRIGEVRAIQTIFSYYLDDPANVRNQKDIGGGGLYDVGCYAINTARFVFDGEPERVIGLFDQDETFQTDRMMSGLAEFSANRHLTFTCATQLSLCQKVTVLGAKGRIEIAIPFNAPTDAPTTITIDDGRDLTGGGREVIEISAANQYGLQCDAFARAVLAGEPLLSGPGDAVANMKVIDAFFRSKTSNGWEQP, from the coding sequence ATGAAAAAGCTCAGATGGGGTGTGCTGGGAGCCGCCAATATCGCCATCAAAGCCGTTATCCCGGCCATTCAAGCGGGAGAAACAGGTGTTGTTGCGGCGATTGCTTCGCGCTCTCTAGCGAAAGCGCAGAGCGTGGCGGCGGACCTTGGCATTGCCAAGGCCTATGGCAGCTATGAGGAATTGCTTGATGATCCCGATATTGATGCCATCTATAACCCGCTGCCAAACCACCTGCATATGCCGATGACGCTGGAGGCTATCCGGCACGGCAAGCCGGTGCTGTGCGAAAAGCCGATTGCGCTGACGGCGGAGGAAGCAGAGCAGATTGCGGATGCCTCCCGCACATCCGGCGTGCTGGTTGCCGAGGCCTTCATGGTGCGCCATCATCCGCAATGGCTGAAGGTGCGCGATCTGGTGAAAGCCGGGCGGATTGGCGAAGTGCGCGCCATCCAGACCATCTTCTCCTATTACCTCGATGACCCCGCCAATGTCCGAAACCAGAAAGATATTGGCGGCGGCGGGCTTTACGATGTTGGCTGTTATGCCATCAACACCGCCCGCTTTGTATTTGATGGTGAGCCGGAGCGGGTCATTGGCCTGTTTGATCAGGATGAAACATTCCAGACGGACAGAATGATGAGTGGCCTGGCGGAATTTTCCGCCAACCGCCACCTCACATTTACCTGCGCGACCCAGCTGTCCCTTTGCCAGAAGGTGACTGTGCTGGGTGCCAAAGGCCGCATCGAAATTGCCATTCCCTTCAACGCCCCAACGGATGCGCCAACCACCATCACCATCGATGATGGCCGCGACCTGACGGGCGGCGGGCGCGAGGTAATCGAGATCAGCGCCGCCAATCAATATGGCCTGCAATGCGACGCTTTTGCCCGTGCCGTGCTGGCGGGTGAGCCTTTGTTATCAGGACCGGGCGATGCGGTGGCCAATATGAAGGTCATCGATGCGTTTTTCCGCTCAAAGACAAGCAACGGTTGGGAACAGCCCTGA
- a CDS encoding amino acid ABC transporter permease/ATP-binding protein, with translation MEWLETLRRSFLDWDAMAEVLPAMITVGLKNTLILAFASTVIGVVIGMILAIMGISRSPWLRIPARLYTDIFRGLPAIVTILLIGQGFARIAREIWGPSPYPLGILALSLIAGAYIGEIFRSGIQSVDRGQLEACRALSMSYGQGMRLIIVPQGVRRVLPALVNQFIGNVKDSSLVYFLGLLASEREIFRVGQDQAVVTGNLSPLLLAGMFYLVITVPLTHLVNTIDTRLRLGKKPASETVSGLAEVSELAKAVDNANAPAKEITFTGGSLDVRGLTMAYGTLDVLKGVDLTVKPGTVTCIIGPSGSGKSTLLRCLNRLVEPKGGDVLLDGSSILAMKPEKLRRKVGMVFQHFNLFPDHSALDNVMLSLTKIKGMSRQEAERIALARLRDVGLESRKHHRPGGLSGGQQQRVAIARALAMEPEVILFDEVTSALDPELVKGVLNLMADLGERGMTMVVVTHEMGFARRVADQVIFMDEGKVVEAGSPEAIFDHPQSARLKHFLAEVL, from the coding sequence ATGGAATGGCTTGAAACACTGCGTCGCAGTTTTCTCGACTGGGACGCCATGGCCGAGGTCTTGCCTGCCATGATTACGGTCGGCTTGAAGAATACGCTTATCCTCGCATTCGCCTCCACCGTGATTGGCGTGGTGATCGGCATGATCCTCGCCATCATGGGTATCTCGCGCTCGCCCTGGCTGCGCATTCCGGCACGGCTTTATACCGACATCTTTCGCGGCCTGCCTGCGATTGTGACGATTTTGCTGATCGGTCAGGGCTTTGCCCGCATCGCCCGTGAAATCTGGGGACCATCGCCCTACCCGCTTGGTATTCTGGCGCTCAGCCTGATTGCCGGCGCCTATATTGGCGAAATCTTTCGCTCTGGCATTCAAAGTGTCGATCGCGGCCAGTTGGAAGCCTGCCGGGCGCTGAGCATGAGCTATGGCCAGGGCATGCGGCTGATCATTGTGCCGCAGGGCGTGCGCCGGGTGTTGCCAGCGCTGGTCAATCAGTTCATCGGCAATGTGAAGGATTCCAGCCTCGTCTATTTTCTCGGCCTTTTGGCGTCTGAGCGGGAGATTTTCCGCGTTGGGCAGGATCAGGCAGTGGTTACCGGAAATCTCTCGCCGCTGTTGCTGGCGGGCATGTTCTACCTCGTCATTACCGTACCACTGACCCATCTGGTCAACACCATCGATACACGGCTGCGGCTTGGTAAAAAGCCCGCGAGCGAAACCGTGAGCGGTCTTGCCGAGGTGAGCGAGCTGGCAAAGGCTGTTGACAATGCCAATGCACCTGCAAAGGAGATCACCTTTACCGGCGGCAGTCTGGATGTGCGTGGGCTGACCATGGCCTATGGTACGCTGGATGTGTTGAAGGGCGTTGACCTCACCGTCAAACCCGGCACCGTGACCTGCATCATTGGCCCGTCCGGCTCTGGCAAATCGACGCTGCTGCGCTGCCTCAACCGGTTGGTGGAGCCAAAGGGCGGCGATGTCCTGCTGGATGGAAGCAGCATTCTGGCGATGAAGCCCGAAAAACTGCGCCGCAAGGTCGGCATGGTGTTTCAGCATTTCAACCTGTTTCCCGACCACTCGGCGCTCGACAATGTGATGCTGTCGCTGACCAAGATCAAAGGCATGTCGCGGCAAGAAGCCGAACGGATCGCGCTGGCAAGATTGCGCGATGTCGGGCTGGAAAGCCGCAAACATCATCGTCCCGGTGGTTTGTCTGGCGGCCAACAGCAGCGCGTGGCTATTGCCCGGGCGCTGGCGATGGAGCCGGAAGTCATCCTGTTTGATGAAGTCACCTCGGCACTCGACCCCGAACTGGTCAAGGGCGTGCTGAACCTGATGGCCGATCTGGGCGAACGGGGCATGACCATGGTCGTCGTGACCCACGAAATGGGCTTTGCCCGCCGCGTCGCCGATCAGGTGATCTTCATGGACGAGGGCAAGGTAGTGGAAGCCGGTTCACCCGAAGCGATTTTTGACCATCCCCAAAGTGCGCGCTTGAAGCACTTTTTGGCGGAGGTTTTGTAA
- a CDS encoding ABC transporter substrate-binding protein: MAQQAVAADNPYGLIDPKVISVGTMGDSKPYTFITSDGQFTGFDIELFLNVAERMGFKKDQVVFTGQEFSALMPSVANGRFDVAVAAIGTTEARKKTVDFSDGYLAGYLSVLTPDAKITDAAGLKGKRLGVVQGTLQEIYATKNFKDTDLVKFPDNNSAVSALNNGTVDAHFLDYEAAKDYTDRFKALKIAVNIPSFDAPAGFVIRKGNDGLREAFNKSLHAAMQDGTWKKLYEKWFPGSPMPAEYLPKP, encoded by the coding sequence ATGGCGCAGCAGGCCGTTGCCGCCGACAATCCTTATGGGTTGATTGACCCCAAGGTCATCAGTGTCGGCACCATGGGCGATTCCAAACCCTATACATTCATCACCTCCGATGGCCAATTTACCGGCTTTGACATCGAACTCTTTCTCAATGTGGCCGAACGCATGGGCTTCAAGAAAGATCAGGTTGTCTTTACCGGTCAGGAATTTTCTGCCCTGATGCCGTCCGTGGCCAATGGCCGGTTTGATGTGGCCGTCGCGGCCATTGGCACCACTGAGGCACGCAAGAAAACCGTTGATTTCTCCGATGGCTATCTGGCCGGTTATCTCTCGGTGCTGACACCGGATGCGAAAATCACCGATGCCGCCGGCTTGAAGGGCAAGCGCCTGGGCGTGGTGCAGGGCACGTTGCAGGAAATCTATGCGACCAAGAACTTCAAAGACACCGATCTCGTCAAATTCCCTGACAACAATTCCGCCGTCTCGGCCCTGAACAATGGCACGGTCGATGCGCATTTCCTCGATTATGAAGCCGCCAAAGACTACACGGATCGTTTCAAGGCGCTGAAAATTGCCGTCAACATTCCAAGCTTCGATGCGCCTGCCGGTTTCGTGATCCGCAAGGGCAATGATGGCCTGCGCGAGGCTTTCAACAAGAGCCTGCACGCCGCCATGCAGGACGGCACCTGGAAGAAGCTCTACGAAAAATGGTTCCCTGGCTCGCCGATGCCTGCCGAATATCTTCCCAAGCCCTGA
- a CDS encoding LacI family DNA-binding transcriptional regulator, which produces MEQPPIRKSSATVADVARAAGVSKATAARVLGGYGTVSDKVRTLVLEAASTLDYRPNELARSMTTGRSGTIGVVVGDIENPFFSSAVRGIADVARMAGYTVILTNSGEDVAAEKAAVRALLAKRVDGLIISAASTLDFEHLQEIRQSGCPLVLLDRALPALDVDTVTTDDREAAQQATEILIRNGHRDIAYITACDTVDHRMKGLDDLHTASVRHRVEGFITVCTAAGLPSPFEAVRLGANGREKCEALALDLLQSAHRPSAIIASDSLIALEVFKVARHLGLSIPQDLSLIAFHDADWTAVTSPPITVIRQPVYHMGKTVAAHLMERIKGANHPARHVVLTTELIERSSIASRLA; this is translated from the coding sequence ATGGAACAGCCGCCGATCAGGAAATCATCCGCCACCGTTGCCGATGTGGCCAGAGCCGCAGGCGTTTCCAAGGCCACGGCCGCCCGCGTGCTGGGCGGCTATGGCACCGTCAGCGATAAGGTGCGGACGCTGGTTCTGGAGGCTGCGTCCACATTGGACTATAGGCCCAATGAACTGGCCCGCAGCATGACGACAGGCCGCTCCGGCACCATTGGTGTTGTGGTGGGGGATATTGAAAATCCATTTTTCAGTTCAGCCGTGCGCGGCATTGCCGATGTCGCCCGCATGGCAGGCTATACTGTCATCCTCACCAATTCCGGCGAAGATGTTGCGGCTGAAAAAGCTGCGGTCAGGGCGTTGCTGGCAAAGCGGGTCGATGGGCTGATTATCTCGGCCGCAAGCACGCTGGATTTCGAGCACCTGCAGGAGATCCGGCAATCGGGGTGTCCCCTTGTGCTGCTCGACCGCGCCCTTCCGGCCCTGGATGTCGACACGGTGACGACGGATGACCGCGAGGCGGCTCAACAGGCAACGGAAATCCTCATTCGCAATGGCCATCGTGATATCGCCTATATCACCGCCTGCGATACCGTGGATCACCGAATGAAAGGCCTTGATGATCTTCATACCGCGTCGGTCCGGCACCGTGTTGAAGGTTTTATCACCGTTTGTACTGCCGCAGGACTGCCGTCGCCGTTTGAGGCCGTGCGTCTCGGAGCGAATGGCCGGGAAAAATGTGAGGCGCTGGCGCTGGACCTGCTGCAATCGGCGCACCGGCCAAGTGCCATCATCGCCTCGGACAGTCTTATTGCCCTTGAGGTGTTCAAGGTTGCCCGGCATCTTGGCCTGTCGATCCCGCAGGATCTTTCGCTGATCGCCTTTCATGATGCCGACTGGACGGCTGTAACCTCTCCACCGATCACCGTTATCCGCCAGCCGGTCTATCATATGGGAAAAACCGTAGCAGCGCATTTGATGGAAAGAATAAAAGGCGCCAACCACCCGGCTCGGCATGTCGTCCTGACGACGGAGCTTATTGAGCGCAGTTCCATTGCATCAAGGCTGGCTTGA